TATGActgaaaattccatgttagaaaatccagatgctgctccttcccttctgagccctggcgtgTCCCCacataacagtttacgaccacaattgggCTGTTACATTATTCAGGAGAAAGTAGGTagcaaattgggggggggggggggggatattctcctgttatcttttgtgaaaaagaaagtttgtgtagtttacaaaatgtggtcactttttgggggttttcactgtggtgacacctcagggcctcttcaaatgcaacatggtgcccaaagaccattccagcaaaatctgccttccaaaaaccatatggcgctccttctgtGCCAtgtcgtgtgcccaaacagcagtataCGAcatcatatggggtgtttctacaaactgcagaatcaaggttataaatattgaggtttgttttgttgttaacccttgatgtgttacaggaaaaaaattattaaaatggaaaatctgcaaaaaaaagttacattttgaaatttcacctctattttgctttatttCCtgtggggttaaagggttaacaacatttctaaaaccagttttgaatagtttgaagggtgtcatttctaaaatggggtaattaatgggttggttctattatgtaagcctcacaaagtgacttcagaactgaactggtccttaaaaagttgactttggaaattttcttaaaaatttctaaaattgcttctcaaattctaaaccttctagcgtcctaaaaaaataaaatgacattactaaaattatgccaaaataaagtagacacatggggaatgttaattcatacatattttatgaggcatcactatctgtcttaaaagcagagagattcaaatttagaaaactaattttcattaacttttggatttcttttataaataaaggtaaaacatattgactcaaatttaccactaacatgaagtacaatgtgccacaagaaaacaatctctgaatggcttggataagtaaaagcgttccaaagttattaccacataaagtgacatgtcagatttgcaaaattaggcctggtcaggaagggggtgaatggcctggtctggaagtggttaatacaTGCTACCTATATATTACCATAGATCTTAAAGGCATAGATTGCTTTCAGCTCACGGGGAGCCATCTCGCTCATCACAGAGAACATATCCACAAAGTCATTGAAGCTAAGGTTCCCTTCCCCATCTTCAGAAAAAGACTGCACAATTCTCTCCCTGAAAGGATTTTCCTGGAATGAAAAGAAAAGGTCAGTTAGGTATCTCGCTAATGAATGACACAGATTGGTGTCACTTTTGTTTAAAGATCTCATGCAGCAGTTACATGGCCTCTCTGTGCTGCTGTAAGGGGCCTTTGGTGGGATGCTTCTACTTTTGTACATATTGCGTCTGATGCGTCATGCACATCTATGGGAGGTCTATTAagactttgtttaaaaaaaaaatggagcataCAACATTTTTACAATTGGAAAGGCAGTTTTACTTTTATCTGTTTATAGTTTttggcagtgatggtcagttcgcagtgttcgccagcgaacacatgcgggctgccatctttagtaaggtagactcacccgtccggcgatgcacaggtaagcccttacctgtgacgggagccggtctgaaatcaaatgcagtcaccgggagcaggcagttccgagaacagccaccgggggccttcatcgggctgttctcggactgcctgctcccggtgactgcatttgatttcagactggctcccggcacaggcacaggtacaggtaagggcttacctgtgcattgccggacgggtgagtctaccttactaaagatggcagcctgaatgtgttcgctggcgaacactgcgaactgaccatcactgttttTTGGCCTTCTTTGGACATTTTTGACTTTTCTTGTATAGTCATAGCTTGAACGACATTCCTTATAAGAGTCAGAGACCTACAAGAACATTTTAAAGCGGttatctgggattttgatatttatggcctcaggataggtcatcaatatgagatcggatCGGAggcggacccccactgatcagctgtttaaagtggcctcgacgctccatgagcacttaGGCCTCATACGAGGCCAATGACTTCACTGTATATCAGTCACATagactaggcgcagctcagtcccattcaagtaattgGGACTAAGCTGCTGTGAggagacagctgattggtggggtgcctGGAGTCggacacccccaccaatctcatattgataacctatcctctgtcatgtagtttaatttttttttaactggtttGAAAGTGATCTTTTAGCCTTCCTCTCAGTATTAGTTAATACCATTACTAATATGGTCTCTCCTCCATTATTCTTCCTGATATATTTCACGCCAAATACTataaggacctgtcacctctcctggcaTCTCagttttagtaattacttgcattccctgtctaataagaattctggagcatccattcttgtgatgctatgttgtgccattcctttattattcctgttagaagttAGGAATGGATTACTAGCAGtttacaatgaaggtccagaaggatgttaccagttgggggtatgtccctgcacagtctgactgtaAAGGGACAAACTATCAACTGGTAATACTCAGATAGACATTTGcagcagactgctagcaattcattagtAAACTGTTAGCAGGAATAATAAGAGGAATGatacaacatagtcataagaatgaATATttcaaaattgttattacatagggaatacAAGTACCGGTAGTTACTACAATAGacttgtcaggagaggcgacaggtcctctttaataaattGTGCATTAGGCAGTACCCAGATTCGTGGGAAAGGATcaagctatacagggagtgcagaattattaggcaaatgagtattttgaccacatcatcctctttatgcatgttgtcttactccaagctgtataggctcgaaagcctactaccaattaagcatattaggtgatgtgcatctgtgtaatgagaaggggtgtggtctaatgacatcaacaccctatatcaggtgtgcataattattaggcaacttcctttcctttggcaaaatgggtcgaaagaaggacttgacaggctcagaaaagtcaaaaatagtgagatatcttgcagagggatgcagcactcttaaaattgcaaagcttctgaagcgtgatcatcgaacaatcaagcgttttattcaaaatagtcaacagggtcgcaagaagcgtgtggaaaaaacaaggcgcaaaataactgcccatgaactgagaaaagtcaagcgtgcagctgccaagatgccacttgccaccagtttggccatatttcagagctgcaacatcactggagtgcccaaaagcacaaggtgtgcaatactcagagacatggccaaggtaagaaaggctgaaagacgaccaccactgaacaagacacacaagctgaaacgtcaagactgggccaagaaatatctcaagactgatttttctaaggttttatggactgatgaaatgagagtgagtcttgatgggccagatggatgggcccgtggctggattggtaaagggcagagagctccagtccgactcagacgccagcaaggtggaggtggagttctGGTTTGGGCtgttatcatcaaagatgagcttgtggggccttttcgggttgaggatggagtcaagctcaactcccagtcctactgccagtttctggaagacaccttcttcaagcagtggtataggaagaagtctgcatccttcaagaaaaacatgattttcatgcaggacaatgatccatcacacgcgtccaagtactccacagcgtggctggcaagaaagggtttaaaagaagaaaatctaatgacatggcctccttgttcacctgatctgaaccccattgagaacctgtggtccatcatcaaatgtgagatttacaaggagggaaaacagtacacctctctgaacagtgtctgggaggctgtggttgctgctgcacgcaatgttgatggtgaacagctcaaaacactgacagaatccatggatggcaggcttttgagtgtccttgcaaagaaaggtggctatattggtcactgatttgtttttgttttgtttttgaatgtcagaaatgtatatttgtgaatgttgagatgttatattggtttcactggtaaaaataaataattgaaatgggtatatatttgttttttgttaagttgcctaataattatgcacagtaatagtcacctgcacacacagatatccccctaaaatagctaaaactaaaaacaaactaaaaactacttccaaaaatattcagctttgatattaatgagttttttgggttcattgagaacatggttgttgttcaataataaaattaatcctcaaaaatacaacttgcctaataattctgcactccctgtatatcagcAACAGGAGGCGATTTGAATTCAGCGCCAAAACGGACTGAGAGTCAGGACTGCAAAACCGTGAGTACTATACCAACTCTCACAATACTGACTCACAACAGCACTTGAACCGAACATCAAGTTGCCCAGcgtttaaattagcggggcaaaggtttaaaagtaatatcaggaagtattactttactgagagagtagtggatgcatggaatagccttcctgcagaagtggcagctgcaaatacagtgaaggagtttaagcatgcatgggataggcataaggccatccttcatataagatagggccaggggctatccatagtatttagtatattgggcagactagatgggccaaatggttcttatctgccgacacattctatgtaagTTAGATATTTGTGCTGGCTTTATTCAAGCAGTCATATCGAAAGTACTCTCTATCCGAAAATATTACTCCATAGGAGTTAGATTGTGCATAGATATAAGATCCTATACCGATTTTTATCTGAAAAAACTGCGAACCAAGTGGCTAGATTGAATTTACCTTCCATTTAAATTATCGCAGTGAACCAAGCGACCATATTGAATTCACCCTTCATCTGAATTATCGCCGCAATACAGTTCGAGTGTGAATATAAGTAAGAACTGAGGAAGCATTCAGCCATTGTGCACCCCTATACCCAATACATCTCCTTTTTCCATTCGAAAATATTTATTCATTCGAAAATATTTTTTCGAAGCAGCTTTTCTATCTGATTTATTACTCCATCAGAGTCTGATTACGAACTTTTGCAACAAACCCGCGATTATTTTGAACATCAGTATATTGTAACTTATTTAGCCATCAAGACCTTACGATTGTAGATTCAGGTGGTCCAGTATTTTATATTGTAATGTTTTATTGTAATTTAGTCATATTGGCCAATTTAGATGTTTTATGTGTGTTATAGATGTGAATAAATGTTAAATCTGACATTAGCATCTTCTGCGTGACTCTAGTATATTGTGAGTGTCGGTCATTCCATTTTTTTCAGCATTTATTAAGTAAATGGGGGTTTACATTTGACCGTGCACCCAGCCAGAATTCCCCACACAAAGTAGAGCCACTCATATCCAAATTTCAAATGAATAATATATCCTTCAACTTTTTACTATTTACTTTGCAATGGTCCATGGTACCGTTCCAGGAACCATTAGTGGTTCACACCATAAAGGGTGGAGCACTGGTATTTATGTTTCTACGTGTCCGTGTTTCCATGTGTTAACAAAGCAATCCTTAAAATGCATATGTGTGGCATTTGTCTTTCCTTCACTTGCATGACTGACCAAACAAAGGATACTATTATTAACATctattttactttccttcattttCTGATTGATTAAATATTGGCTTTTCAGCTGATCTTAGTAATGGCAGACATTCTCAGAAAGCTTGTTATGGCACAGCATGGTCTTCCTCtagtccagtgatggctaacctgcagctctccagctgttgcaaaactacaactcccagcatgcccagactacagctatcaacctacagcagggcatggtgggaattgtagttttacaacagctgcaggGCCGCAGATTGGCCATCGCTGATCTAATCAATAATTCTGTCTCATGTTAGAGCGACAGTTATCCATACATAATAGTAAAATGAACATACCAAAATCATTATAAGATGACACTTTGTGTTAATGGTAAGCAAAACATATCCATGGCATGCAATCACGGTCATCGATGAATTATATGGATTTTAACTATAGTTCCTTAAACGGGTTgtctgagtgtttaatactgatgactaatcctcaagataggttaccagtatctgaatggtgggagtccaacacccgggacccctgcagataagctgtttgaggagacctcttcctaggccagtgatgccatgttcatcggtcacatggcctaggcacagagcactccaattcaagtgaatgggacagagatgcaataccaagtacagccgctatccaatgtatggcactgtgcttgaacACATGCGAGGAGCGCtgtagcctcttcaaacagctggtaaGAGGGGGGTACCGGACATCGAACACCCACCAagcagatattgataacctatcttgagaacctcagggtaggtcatcagtattaaatacttggaaacccctttaaattgtgtaAATCACAGCAATTCAACATTCTTTTTCTCCCTTTTTATGACATTCAATCATGTTTCAGTGGCTAAATCTCACCATCAGTTCAGGCATATTAATGATAAGTTGCATGGGTAGTTTGACATCCGGGTCATCTGTATAATCCATTGGAACCATACTAGGAGCCAGTTCATAGAACCTTCCGTGTAACCTGCAAGAAACCCATCAACATCTGCTCTGAAATGTTAAAATATATTAGCTAATTCATACACCATCATTTAATTATTTGCAAATAGTTATAACCTAAAGAAGAATTCAAAATTCCAGAAAGTGATGTCCAGACACGGAGCAATATGCTATAAACTACTGTATGTTCCTTTGTATCACCCTAATAGGACTATTTATCTTACATAATGGAAGCTATGTCAGATGCCTTCTGCAGCAGCCTCCCATCCCGTAGATGTCAATAACAAAGAATTGCTGTCTATTAATTTCATTGTCATCCAGCAGATTTGAGAATGTGTCCTTGTCCGGTGTCAAGGTAGCAGTGACCTGGTAGAAATATGATATGCCCGCACAGAGGAATGTTATCTGCATTAGATTTTTGTGATGGCTACAGTATTTTCTAGTCACATGAATCCTGATTTTCCTACAATTATAATTGACTCCTTTTAGATTATAAATATAcattttacattataaatatatatatatatatatatatatatatatacacacatacactcctCAAagctgaaattgcaacaccaagaaggaaaaatTGTGGATTGATGCTATTCAAATCACAGGATCGAtggacatgttaatgatatgcaaatgataaaaaaggTAGAAACAAAATATTCCAAACATCTCGATTTATTCTGTATCGAGTATGAGTGGCACCCGCAGATATAcatgcacttaaagaggacctttcaccaggatacatgtatAGAAATAGTTATATTACCTAACAGTGCGGCCCCCAGTGATGTATTTCCGCTTATTATTTTTTAGAAACCCGTTCTTTCGTCCACTGTGGTCTCCGGTAGTTCTGGCGCCTCAAATGCTAATGAGGCGATTCGGTTCAACTAGGCGGTGACTTGAATTTGTCCTTGgagcggttatcttctccctggctaagagcgcatCCATACAGAGCGCagtgctcttagccagggagaagaagctcaagttctcgcaagATTCGTGAGAACTTGAGCTTTTACACATCCCGAGccgtgcgccatcttggagtcctCATGCTCTCCGTCGAGGACAAGATGGTGCACGGTTCAGGATGTGTAAAATCTCAAGTTCTCGCAAATCtcgaacttgagctccttctccctggctaagagcgcggcgctctgattggatgcgctcttagccagggagaagataaccatgCCCAGGACAAATTCAAGTCACTGCCTAGTTGAACCAAATCGCCGTATTAGCATATGAGGCTCCAGAACTACCGGAGACCACAGCGGACGAAAGGGGGGGGTCCTTTGAAAAAATAATACGCGGAAATACATCACCGGGGGCCGCACTGTTAGGTAATATAACTATTTCTatacatgtatcctggtgaaaggtcctcttcaaagaggttttctgggattttaatattgctggcctatccttgggataggtcatcaatatcagaccggtgGCGGTTGGAcatccagcacccccgccgatcagcttgtTGAAGAGAAGTCTGCGCTGTATAGGAACCAGCCATCTCAGAGAAGTAAATGGGACGgcatgtaattacacctgctcaccactatgATGTCAACGGTGAGCAGGTAACCAATGAGGGGAAGACTGCGCCCGCACAGAGCTcggccttctcttcaacaagCTGATCGCCATTGGTGCTGAGTgtctgatattgacgacctatcttgaggataggtcatcaatattaaaatcccgggaAAACCCCTTAGCATACTAGTATGACGTTATACCTGGTTTTCTGAGGAATGTTCTACCACGCTGAATGCATTTGAGCaagctgctcacagtagcacaagcaATATGTGGCGAGGTGTTGTCCTGTTCAAAAACGTCTGCTTGGACACTTTGGAAAAATAACCATACCAATGGTTCCACAACAAAATCAATGTAACAccaagctgttagtgtacctgaaatcaATACCAGAGGCGTCTGCTACTGTACATTATGCCAACCCTCACCATAATCCCGGAAATAGGACCTGTGtgatgttcccttgtgaaggTCTCTTCATGGTGTTGCCCACATGGTCTCAGGACAAATCTCCAGCTATCATTCCATTCGAGACAAAAGCAGGACTCACCGCTGAAGAGGATAAACCTCCATTCCAACCCCCATTGCCTTCTTGCTTTGCACAATGATGGCCTTTGAGAGCAGTGGCATGAGGTCagtggaacacctgtagctggacatctggctcatagcccaatgtcatgcaaatgccttctgatggtttgtgtataCACCGTTTGCCACCCTAAGCTTGGGATGtgatgtccaatttcacttgcagtacagaatgaatCACTACACGCCATGCTTCTAATCAGACAATCCGTCCATGCAGAAGTTCCCCTCTATgtacctcttgctgtcattctagTTCATCTTTGTTCTCCGAACCACCAGGACATGTAacttgaacagtgctgacatcttggcCTAGGCATGTAGTGATCTGCTGGAGTGATAAACCAgatctctcagttcaaggattctgtccctctcagtttgggacaagtggtgataactggcaTTTCGACAAACAGAAGGCATCACAGAATCATCCTACATGACTTGATCTGATTCTTGaagtttcatgtggctaaaaaactttTCAGTCTGGCTTTTTTGCACCTCCTACATGGCACAGAATAGAGCTGGGTAACAGAAAATCTGATCTGCAGATCTTAGTGACACCTGCTACTTGTTTGAGTTTTATAACTTtatggcttgtccttcttggtgttgcttTCAAGCACGTTTTAAAatacacatctcccccccccagataCACCTAGAGGGACCTGTCGATGGAAGCAAATCACTCACTGGTCAAGTGCTGCTTGGTTTACACACCACTGGGTGCAGGGGCACATGTGACTCAGTCCGTGGTGAACGTTTACATCCATGAACTGGAGCGGGGTGAGGAGAGCGGCAGACCGAAGTTGCCAGAACCAAGTGTCAGGGAGCAGGTATACTTCCCTTGATAGACCCTCCTGGGTGGATGGGGTGTTAATTAAAACACACTCAGAAGTTTGACAGCCCCCGCTGGAAATTGGTCACAATAATTTGCCATACCTCccagattttttttcagtttgggcGCAGGATGCGTGGCCTCATCAAATTCTTCATTGTTCGTGAAGTGGAAATACTTCATGATGAGGGAAAACCGGTATTCTGACATCACGGTGCCAGTAACTTATTGGtggtccagtaccatttctggaGTGGTTTTCCCATCACCCCCTGAAGAATGATGAGTCCCAGAAACTGCCACATGTCCTCTTTGGTCACCGGTTCCCACTTTCTGCTTCTGGAAAAGGTGGCATGCAGCGTAGCGGATTGCTGCTCTTGGTAGCGATTTGTCTCCGTGacaattttttcaattacctTCTCAGTGAGGAATAATTGCAGGTATGCCAGAGGGTTGTCACGCTCAACATCTACCTTCATCCCAGTGAACAGGAATCTTGGGGGGCGCTACCTGTTCGGTATCGCagtcaatagggcaccaagtgcTCACATGGCTGAGGTCAGGTGTAGGATCATCGCCGTTGTCACTTGCCAGATCAGTGTCAGTGTCAGACGACAAATCTCCCCACGACTCACTATCGCTCAGTTCTGCGAGCACCTCCGTATCACTGTCGCCGTCACTCAACTGGTCCAAAACCGCTTTTGAAGTAAAGTTGcgcttttttgatgccatgttataaatttattttatgggcacaaatgacagtaaaatggcaggcaaggggcaTTGTACAGTAATCAAATGTCAGATCTGAGGCTATACAGTGaaatcctctcagattacaatgtataacaTATTTTATGTGGGTGTGTGTCACTTTTAgtgtttatatttatttgaatTTTCCACCCAGTTCCGCCCCCATGCGcagctgctgctcgcagggaacggaaccaggaagtcagATGCCGGCCGGCGCTCACAGCGGAGGACATCGCCGGATCGCCGGCAGAAGGTGAGGGGGGACTCTgcaatgttaccccgagcgtgactcggggttaccgctcctggcagcgaaaattaaccccgagtcacgctcgggaataccaaggaggttaagaaatgagaagcaactcattgcaccagttggggttaaataacttattgccagctgaaagataatcacccatgcagtaattatccaataggaggctcatacctatttgcttagttaaatccagttggcaacttttttttttggacaggcagtgtagtacATATGTGATTCTTTGCAAGACTGAGATCAAGAAAGTGGAACTTTCTGTAGACGCAGAGGACTCAGCCTCATGTAAGCACAGAATTGGACAGGAATAGCAGTCTGACCATAAAGACATCCCTGGATGTACCTTAAAGCAAAGGCTTATTCCGATtataaacgcaaaaacacaaatgcaatggcactctgcaaccagcactctgccctgcctctatgctggatgttgaatgaggcattggtgtacattttggccaaagtgtaataagccactcaccacgtcaaggtcgccttcatgagtggtccctaacactagttcctacctgttatgggccatgacagccacacaaagtccagggagcgcaggtaggaactagtgttagggaccactaatgaaggcgaccttgacatggtgagtggcttattacgctttggccaaaatgtacaccaatgc
The Bufo gargarizans isolate SCDJY-AF-19 chromosome 2, ASM1485885v1, whole genome shotgun sequence genome window above contains:
- the CIB2 gene encoding calcium and integrin-binding family member 2 isoform X2, which encodes MVPMDYTDDPDVKLPMQLIINMPELMENPFRERIVQSFSEDGEGNLSFNDFVDMFSVMSEMAPRELKAIYAFKIYDFNTDNFICKSDLEKTLNKLTREELEEEEVTLVCEKVIEEADMDGDGKLAFADFENMISKAPDFLSTFHIRI